The stretch of DNA CTTATTTGATCTTAGTTTAAGAGACTATGAGTCtcctagggtgtgtgtgtgtgtgtgtgtgtaagtaaatTCTCTCTGATGACAACCTTTTGTTTTAAAGGTTGACAATTTCCCCATTTCCCCTGGTCCTTTACTGTTTTTGGCAATGTCTGTTTCTTATccttaaaaaccaaaaaacaactttaaatgtGTTGCCATGAACATCATCCCTTTGCTCCTGATAAGACCTAGGGTGAAACTGTAACAAGCAGATGCCCTCACACTGTTGTAATCTGGTCAACCACTCGGGTGCTATCGATATCCACCATTTCGACACACTCAATTTCCTCTCGATTTTCaggatttttcttctctttcctttttttcttagagGGTGGCAGGAAAGTCAGTATCACAGGTAAAATGGCAAAGCAGTGAAAGAAGGTGACCAACGCTATTAAAAACAAGCACCTGAACAGTGTACAGGTCAGATTTGAAGGCACAGCTGCAAGAGGAATCAGACCAACAAGATAGCATAGGTAACTCTGTAAAATCGCTACCCCATGCACTTCCAGGGCATTTTTTACCCACTTCGTTCTTGTGAAATCCTTGCCCAGAACAAAGGTGGATAAGAGTGGAGCACAGTTGTCAATTGTGTAGTTAATTCCATATATTAAGCATAGCACGGAAATGCAGTCCAGTTGCACTTTCCATAATGTCATGAAACCTATAACTCCAAACTCCACGGACACAACCGTTAGAGTGAGCCAGACGTTAATCAGAGAGTCTGCCACCAGGAATGCCGAGAAGAAGAGCAGGAACAAAGCACTGATGCAGGAGTTGTGCAGGGGTGCTCCCAGGGAGGAGGCGTATCGATCCATGTACACGAAGGACGGGTTGAAGACAATGAACTTCACCTTGGAGGTGACGGAAAGTCTCCTCAGGGTCTCCAGGAGATCATAGAGTTCttctctgttcgtttccatggTCTTGGCCACCAAGAACATTCTGGAGGCCACTACATCAACCTCATCATTATACTTTTTAGAGAAGATTATGTCCTCTTGAAAATGGGAAAATTGGGGGGCTTTCAGGAAGGAATTTCTCAACATGTCTGTGAAGTTTTTCTTAGGCAAGCCAGTGGACACATTGAGTTTCCGAAGGTAATTTAAGTAGCTCTCAAACCAGGATATTCGCACAAACCCCTTGGTGTATTCTAGCACGTCTTCTTGGACACTAGTGTTCCAGTATTCTATAGACTCGTATATGTAAAATCCAATCACCGGACTGTAGTTGCTAAAGTACTTTTGCTGGGCAGTAGTGTACTCAATGGTTTGTGTCGCCGTCGCTACGATGTTACTAAGGTCTGACCCTTCACTGACCTGCAGATAGCCCATTAAGgcaaaggaaatataaataaggTAAAAGAGAACTACAAAAGGCTTGACATAGGTGTTGGTTATCCAGTCACAGTAATAGCGTTTGAGGAAACATACCAATAGGTGACTCTCGTAAGTGTTCGCTTCCTCACCATCCGCAGTGTCCTCGCTGAATCTGGCCGTCAGGAGAAACCTGTACCATGCCGGCTTCTCCTGCAATGCCTCCGGCTTTGGGACTTTCCTACAGAAGATACTATGCTGGTAATTGTTTTCTATGTAGCCAGTGAATACCAGGCTGGAACCATAAAACGAGAGTACATAGAGGTAGTTGAAGAAAATTGCGATACAAGAATTGCAGCAGAAAATCCTGGCTGCCTCAATGTTCGTGAAAGGGCTGGCCCCTATGCCGAAGGTGACCAGGTACATGGCAGTGGTGAGAGAAAAGGAGAGCATGGAGTCTGCATAGACTGCTGCAGTTCTCTCTTTAACATGTTGGTCTTCTCTAGTTTTCCTCCAGGAGGATAACATTTCAAAAGTCCCATATAATCCATGACCTGAGGGGGCAGAAAAAGACCAGatcaaaagtttaaaatactAAGGTCTCTAAAGAGGGGAACCGACTTGGTTCTGGGGAACAACTGGGTCAAAGGAAATGTAAACCATCCTAGCGGTGACAGGTCAATGTCAGTGATTTCTCCTGTGGAGACCAGACTTGTGTTTTGGTGAGTCAGACATGTTaagggagagagggcagagagaggagcTAAGATCTTCATGCTTCCTTCTGGCTGAAGAAAGCTGGGTGGACTTTAGCCTAAGAGATCTGAGTACACTTGCACCTGTGTCTCTTGGGGCTTATGCACACTGATGGTTTAGGACTGTGGTTGCAGTTTTCAGAGTATTTCGTTGGTGGAACACTCCAGAGAGGATGCCTGGCCACTCAGCATTTGGCTTGTCATCCCCACAAGGCTGGAGGTTAGCACAGCGGAAGGCAGTGGGCAGAGGGGTCTGAGTTAGTGTCTCATCACCTCATTTAAGTTTGGCCAAGTGGAAAGCTTTAGGGAGAAAGAAGTGCTGTATTTAATCTGAGCCTTGACAGGAACTAAATCacagcctctttttttttccttcttctccaagAATCAATGCAGGATGCAATAAATCTGAGAAACAGAGGGGAACAAAATAAGTAGGGACAAGTTTGTGTGAATAGGAAGGATGGAAGAAGGAACGAGATTCACAGGAACTCTCCCTACAGTGGATAAAAATGAATTCAGGTTGAAGGTTTATGGCTTGTCTCTGGTCTTCAGGGACCTGTCTGCCCCATTTGGGTTGGATGATGTCTCAAGCTAGTGGTGACTGCTGGCTTTTTTACACTACTTGGCAACGGCCTCTGAGGGCCAGGGCCGGATCAGTAACCTCTCTCCCGAACTACTTAATGCCCTTCCTCCTTGGTTAGTATTCCAGTAACCCTGCAACAGCAGACTTACAGTAAGTGCTCCTGTTTGACTTTACTGCCTGCAACTAGATCTAGTTTAACTTCTCTAATCTCTCTTGGTGGGAGCCAGACATTtcccagaggggcttccctgggtttCTAGGCCACTGTAACATTGAACCCCCCAATGTGACCTGTTGTGGCTTTCTCTCAGCCCTGTCTTGGCACTGGGATCTGCAGATCTCattttctgcttctctgcctTGGCATATTCAATCCCATTATTGAGGATAATAAAATCTTTACCCTGTGGTACAATcgtcttgtttttaaaaaggaatttaaaatctCCAGCCAAGCGTAAtgctgagtgaagtgagtcactGTGCTCTTGTGTGTACAATAACTGAGCGCTCGTCTGCCCTCGTGCCCAGGCTGGTATTTATATACTTATTGTGAAGTCTTGGCCTCAAACCCGCACACCCATTTCACAGTCATGATATAAGCCTGTTTCCTCAGAGGAATTTGGCATTTATCTTAATTTACTGGGCATCATTTTACAGCCACTTTTAGAGGTCAGGTCAAGACTGTCAATTTGATAACTGGCACCATGACCCCTATTAAAGTGAAGACACCTAAACTCCCTAGACAAGAAGTAAAAAGTCCACTCGTTGACTGGCATActgtttttaattatgttttagaTAGTTAACATCTAGTCTTAAGAGGGAAAACTATTTATTAAGTTTGTTTCCACTGGGTTCTCTGGAAGGATCAGCCAACCTTTGATTAAAATAACTGATCCCTTGAAATGAGGGTAAAGAAAGTACCTCTGAGGCACCTGCCCCCTGGGGAAACAGTACTGACCATTTCATCTGGGGCCAGGGAGAATAAATTCTGATAGGCAAACACACTTTAGAGTTTCACTGAAAAGGCAAATGGAATCGTATAAGTGTTttctttctagaaagaaaaagaatttttaaaacaaggcTTTGGTGCTGAGTCATCAAATAtggtaagaaaataaagatgcatAAAGCAGGATTAGAATTACTGGTATGGTAGGATTTAAATTAAATCAGTTTTGCAGCCCTTTTTACAATGGGTGTATTTTATAATGACATTATCTGACCCTGACTCTTGTTGGAAAATACAATA from Bos mutus isolate GX-2022 chromosome X, NWIPB_WYAK_1.1, whole genome shotgun sequence encodes:
- the PTCHD1 gene encoding patched domain-containing protein 1, with amino-acid sequence MLRQVLHRGLRTCFSRLGHFIASHPVFFASAPVLISILLGASFSRYQVEESVEHLLAPQHSLAKIERNLVNSLFPVNRSKHRLYSDLQTPGRYGRVIVTSFQKANMLDQHHTDLILKLHAAVTRIQVPRPGFNYTFAHICILNNDKTCIVDDIVHVLEELKNARATNRTNFAITYPITHLKDGRAVYNGHQLGGVTVHSKDRVKSAEAVQLTYYLQSINSLNDMVAERWESSFCDTVRLFQKSNSKVKMYPYTSSSLREDFQKTSRVSERYLVTSLILVVTMAILCCSMQDCVRSKPWLGLLGLVTISLATLTAAGIINLTGGKYNSTFLGVPFVMLGHGLYGTFEMLSSWRKTREDQHVKERTAAVYADSMLSFSLTTAMYLVTFGIGASPFTNIEAARIFCCNSCIAIFFNYLYVLSFYGSSLVFTGYIENNYQHSIFCRKVPKPEALQEKPAWYRFLLTARFSEDTADGEEANTYESHLLVCFLKRYYCDWITNTYVKPFVVLFYLIYISFALMGYLQVSEGSDLSNIVATATQTIEYTTAQQKYFSNYSPVIGFYIYESIEYWNTSVQEDVLEYTKGFVRISWFESYLNYLRKLNVSTGLPKKNFTDMLRNSFLKAPQFSHFQEDIIFSKKYNDEVDVVASRMFLVAKTMETNREELYDLLETLRRLSVTSKVKFIVFNPSFVYMDRYASSLGAPLHNSCISALFLLFFSAFLVADSLINVWLTLTVVSVEFGVIGFMTLWKVQLDCISVLCLIYGINYTIDNCAPLLSTFVLGKDFTRTKWVKNALEVHGVAILQSYLCYLVGLIPLAAVPSNLTCTLFRCLFLIALVTFFHCFAILPVILTFLPPSKKKRKEKKNPENREEIECVEMVDIDSTRVVDQITTV